A single Xylanimonas cellulosilytica DSM 15894 DNA region contains:
- a CDS encoding ComEC/Rec2 family competence protein, which yields MTDLRLVPAALAAWATAWAVTGWPGEARAVVVGGALGAALVAVLLVAVVTASAARRRVPSAAVPTVRSPRPRRPRRPGGASAAAQALLVLGCVAGVALSVQLHAVGRSPVEALAAQRADATLVGRVVSDGRPASFGNGVRWVLDADTLTARAAASSVRARVEVTTAAPAPAFGARVVVRATLAPAEPAAAEAARATAQSADVVRAPPVVVAATTAMRAALLDVSADLSPQAQGLVPGIAVGDTSRLPDDLAAAFRTTGLTHLTAVSGGHFAIVLALVTALAGAVRAPRAVRVGLVAVVAAAFVLLVRPDPSVQRAAAMAAVMLLGVAWGRPAVSVPSLAASVVVLLGLDPWLARSFGFVLSCLATAGLVLLAPPLMRRLAPWVGRPAAFALAVPVAAQAACGPVLVLLSPTVPTTSVLANLLAAPAVAPATLLGLAATVIAPWWPAAAHALAWLAGWATGWIAGVARGCAGLPGAAVPWPGGLVGALVLAVVTGAVVFLVLRRPPGEGWPHAWTDLPRRRWRGLRAYVRAALARYRHGMPSRRDRRAALGALLAAVVTVTAVATAAVRAVPRSGALPADWQVVACDVGQGDALVVRTGPAAAVVVDAGPDGEAAGRCLDRLGVARVDLLVLSHFHADHVGGLPGVLAGRNVRAALVSPLARPAGQADRTLDALARSGTAVQIPAPGDSGVLGEGGWQVTWRVLGAGVGGAGGAGSSGADEGDGVNDASLAVELVSASRGGTLDVVTLGDLEEPGQDALLATLRSEGPAEVLDGVDVVKVAHHGSASQSAGLARLLRPRVALVSVGEGNTYGHPTDRMLDLYAGLGSAVVRTDECGSAVLVVRGGTVGLACA from the coding sequence GTGACCGACCTGCGACTCGTCCCCGCGGCCCTCGCGGCGTGGGCGACGGCCTGGGCGGTCACCGGGTGGCCCGGCGAGGCGCGTGCCGTCGTCGTCGGCGGCGCGCTGGGCGCAGCGCTCGTCGCGGTGCTCCTCGTGGCCGTCGTCACCGCGAGCGCCGCGCGTCGCCGCGTCCCCTCCGCCGCCGTGCCCACCGTTCGGTCCCCGCGGCCCCGGCGGCCCCGGCGGCCGGGCGGAGCGTCCGCCGCCGCGCAGGCGTTGCTGGTGCTGGGCTGCGTCGCGGGCGTGGCCCTGTCGGTGCAGCTCCATGCCGTCGGGCGGTCGCCCGTGGAGGCGCTCGCGGCCCAGCGGGCCGACGCGACGCTCGTCGGGCGTGTGGTCTCCGACGGGCGTCCGGCCTCGTTCGGGAACGGCGTCCGGTGGGTGCTCGACGCCGACACGCTCACCGCTCGGGCTGCGGCGTCGTCGGTGCGGGCACGGGTCGAGGTGACCACGGCGGCCCCGGCCCCCGCGTTCGGTGCCCGCGTCGTGGTGCGCGCGACGCTGGCTCCGGCCGAGCCCGCGGCGGCCGAGGCAGCGCGTGCGACGGCGCAGAGCGCGGACGTGGTGCGCGCACCGCCCGTCGTCGTCGCGGCGACCACCGCGATGCGCGCGGCGCTCCTCGACGTCAGCGCCGACCTGTCGCCGCAGGCCCAAGGGCTCGTGCCGGGCATCGCGGTGGGCGACACGTCGCGGCTGCCGGACGATCTGGCCGCGGCGTTCCGGACCACCGGGCTGACGCACCTCACGGCCGTCTCCGGCGGCCACTTCGCCATCGTGCTCGCGCTCGTGACGGCGCTCGCCGGGGCGGTACGTGCTCCGCGCGCCGTGCGGGTGGGGCTGGTCGCCGTCGTGGCCGCCGCGTTCGTGCTGCTGGTGCGGCCCGACCCGAGCGTGCAGCGTGCCGCGGCGATGGCGGCGGTGATGCTGCTGGGCGTCGCGTGGGGGCGGCCGGCGGTGTCCGTGCCGTCCCTCGCGGCGTCCGTCGTCGTGCTGCTGGGTCTCGACCCGTGGCTCGCGCGGTCCTTCGGGTTCGTGCTCTCGTGCCTGGCGACCGCGGGCCTGGTGCTGCTGGCCCCGCCCCTGATGCGGCGGCTGGCGCCGTGGGTGGGGCGCCCGGCCGCGTTCGCGCTCGCGGTGCCGGTCGCCGCGCAGGCGGCGTGCGGCCCGGTGCTGGTGCTCCTGTCACCCACCGTGCCGACGACGTCGGTGCTCGCCAACCTGCTCGCGGCCCCGGCCGTCGCCCCGGCCACCCTGCTGGGTCTGGCGGCGACGGTCATCGCACCGTGGTGGCCGGCGGCCGCTCACGCGCTGGCCTGGCTCGCGGGCTGGGCCACCGGCTGGATCGCGGGTGTCGCCCGTGGGTGCGCGGGCCTTCCCGGGGCGGCGGTGCCGTGGCCGGGCGGGCTCGTCGGGGCGCTCGTGCTCGCCGTGGTGACGGGGGCCGTGGTGTTCCTGGTGCTCCGCCGTCCGCCGGGGGAGGGGTGGCCGCACGCGTGGACCGACCTTCCGCGGCGGCGCTGGCGCGGGCTGCGCGCGTACGTCCGCGCGGCCCTCGCGCGCTACCGCCACGGCATGCCGAGCCGTCGTGACCGGCGCGCCGCGCTGGGTGCTCTGCTCGCGGCCGTGGTCACCGTGACCGCCGTCGCGACGGCTGCCGTCCGGGCGGTCCCGCGGTCCGGCGCGCTCCCGGCCGACTGGCAGGTGGTCGCATGCGACGTCGGGCAGGGGGACGCCCTGGTGGTGCGTACCGGGCCGGCCGCCGCCGTCGTGGTCGACGCCGGACCCGACGGCGAGGCGGCGGGACGCTGCCTGGACCGGCTGGGCGTCGCCCGGGTCGACCTGCTCGTGCTCAGCCACTTCCACGCCGACCACGTCGGCGGGCTGCCCGGCGTGCTCGCGGGAAGGAACGTGCGGGCGGCGCTGGTCTCGCCGCTCGCCCGGCCCGCCGGTCAGGCGGACCGCACGCTGGACGCCCTCGCCCGGTCGGGCACGGCCGTCCAGATCCCGGCGCCGGGCGACTCCGGCGTGCTCGGGGAGGGCGGTTGGCAGGTCACGTGGCGGGTGCTCGGTGCGGGCGTCGGGGGCGCGGGCGGCGCCGGGTCGAGCGGTGCGGACGAGGGCGACGGGGTCAACGACGCCAGCCTCGCCGTCGAGCTCGTCTCCGCCTCGCGGGGCGGGACGCTCGACGTCGTCACGCTGGGCGACCTGGAGGAGCCCGGGCAGGACGCGCTGCTCGCCACCCTCCGGTCCGAGGGGCCGGCCGAGGTGCTCGACGGCGTCGACGTCGTCAAGGTGGCCCACCACGGGTCGGCATCCCAGTCGGCCGGGCTCGCGCGGCTGCTACGACCCCGCGTCGCCCTGGTGAGCGTGGGGGAGGGCAACACCTACGGGCACCCGACCGACCGCATGCTCGACCTGTACGCGGGCCTCGGATCGGCGGTGGTGCGCACCGACGAGTGCGGGTCCGCGGTGCTGGTGGTCCGCGGCGGGACGGTGGGCCTCGCATGTGCCTAA
- a CDS encoding circularly permuted type 2 ATP-grasp protein, with protein MADLFDDYRLGEACDEMLDRDGGVSSRYTQVHATLAGLTAGEVAARADALARSYLAQGVTFDFAGEERPFPLDVVPRVIEPEEWDTVTQGVAQRVRALEAFLADVYGPQQAVKDGVVPLRLILSSAEFKRAAHGIEPPNGVRCHVSGVDIVRDEAGEYRVLEDNVRVPSGVSYVVSNRQAMVRSFPELFSSMRVRPVVDYPRRLLAALVAAAPAGTPDPTVVVLTPGVYNSAYYEHALLARLMGVELVEGRDLFCASGRVFMRTTEGPRRVDVVYRRVDDDFLDPVQFRADSALGVPGLVGCARRGQVTLANAIGNGVADDKLVYTYVPDLIRYYLGEEPVLRNVDTWRLQEPDALAEVLDRLDELVVKPVDGSGGKGIVVGPAASRAELDALRTRLVADPRGWIAQPVVQLSTAPTFVDGGFRPRHIDLRPFAVNDGNDVWVLPGGLTRVALPEGQLVVNSSQGGGSKDTWVLEGRPRRRRDVTEAPAPLSSRVAHPAGAIVAGVPLTTNPADVRSSQEQQQQQSATESTGVAPC; from the coding sequence ATGGCAGACCTCTTCGACGACTATCGGCTCGGCGAGGCGTGCGACGAGATGCTCGACCGAGACGGTGGGGTGAGCTCGCGCTACACCCAGGTGCACGCCACGCTGGCCGGTCTGACGGCGGGCGAGGTGGCCGCGAGGGCCGATGCCCTCGCACGTTCGTACCTGGCCCAGGGCGTGACCTTCGACTTCGCGGGGGAGGAGCGGCCGTTCCCGCTCGACGTCGTGCCCCGCGTGATCGAGCCCGAGGAGTGGGACACCGTCACGCAAGGCGTCGCCCAGCGTGTCCGCGCGCTCGAGGCGTTCCTCGCCGACGTCTACGGCCCGCAGCAGGCGGTCAAGGACGGCGTCGTGCCGCTGCGCCTGATCCTGTCGAGCGCCGAGTTCAAGCGGGCGGCGCACGGCATCGAACCGCCCAACGGCGTGCGCTGCCACGTGTCGGGCGTCGACATCGTGCGCGACGAGGCAGGCGAGTACCGGGTGCTCGAGGACAACGTGCGGGTGCCGTCGGGCGTCAGCTACGTGGTGTCCAACCGGCAGGCCATGGTGCGCTCCTTCCCCGAGCTGTTCTCGTCGATGCGCGTGCGGCCCGTCGTCGACTATCCGCGACGCCTGCTGGCCGCACTGGTCGCGGCAGCGCCTGCCGGCACCCCGGACCCGACCGTCGTCGTCCTGACGCCTGGCGTCTACAACTCGGCGTACTACGAGCATGCGCTGCTGGCACGGCTCATGGGCGTCGAGCTCGTCGAGGGCCGGGACCTGTTCTGTGCGTCCGGGCGCGTGTTCATGCGCACCACCGAGGGGCCGCGCCGCGTCGACGTCGTCTACCGCAGGGTCGACGACGACTTCCTGGACCCCGTCCAGTTCCGTGCCGACTCGGCGCTCGGCGTGCCCGGGCTGGTCGGCTGTGCACGGCGCGGCCAGGTGACGCTGGCCAACGCGATCGGCAACGGCGTCGCGGACGACAAGCTGGTGTACACCTACGTGCCCGACCTCATCCGGTACTACCTGGGCGAGGAACCCGTCCTCCGCAACGTCGACACGTGGCGGTTGCAGGAGCCCGACGCGCTCGCCGAGGTGCTCGACCGCCTCGACGAGCTCGTGGTCAAGCCCGTCGACGGGTCGGGCGGCAAGGGCATCGTCGTCGGGCCGGCCGCGAGCCGCGCCGAGCTCGACGCGCTGCGCACGCGCCTGGTCGCCGACCCGCGCGGGTGGATCGCCCAGCCGGTGGTGCAGCTCTCGACGGCGCCCACGTTCGTCGACGGTGGGTTCCGCCCCCGCCACATCGACCTGCGGCCGTTCGCCGTGAACGACGGGAACGACGTCTGGGTGCTGCCCGGCGGGCTCACGCGCGTCGCGCTGCCCGAGGGGCAGCTCGTCGTCAACAGCTCGCAGGGTGGCGGGTCGAAGGACACCTGGGTGCTGGAGGGCCGCCCGCGACGCCGTCGCGACGTCACCGAGGCACCCGCGCCGCTGTCTTCGCGGGTGGCCCACCCCGCGGGCGCGATCGTCGCCGGCGTGCCGCTGACGACCAACCCGGCCGACGTCCGGTCGAGCCAGGAGCAGCAACAGCAGCAGTCCGCCACCGAGTCGACGGGAGTCGCACCATGCTGA
- a CDS encoding type II toxin-antitoxin system PemK/MazF family toxin: MLGDVARAVVTSRKGSSQTRRAPRPAPPSAGGPATGAVVSDGYPGDYRGRVRTQYAPHLDGDPDPGEIVWTWVPYEEDHSRGKDRPVLLVGRDGEWLLALQLTSKDHDRDVRQEARAGRFWMDIGAGPWDRQGRPSEVRLNRVIRVAPAAVRREGAVMPERLFLQVTDAMAKALG; this comes from the coding sequence ATGCTGGGAGACGTCGCGCGCGCGGTGGTCACGAGCCGCAAGGGCTCGTCGCAGACCCGGCGGGCGCCGCGGCCCGCACCGCCGTCCGCGGGCGGTCCGGCGACCGGCGCCGTCGTCTCGGACGGCTACCCCGGCGACTACCGCGGGCGGGTGCGGACGCAGTACGCCCCGCACCTGGACGGGGACCCGGACCCCGGCGAGATCGTGTGGACATGGGTGCCCTACGAGGAGGACCACAGCCGCGGCAAGGACCGGCCGGTGCTGCTGGTGGGCCGCGACGGCGAGTGGCTGCTCGCGCTGCAGCTCACCTCGAAGGACCACGACCGGGACGTGCGGCAGGAGGCGCGCGCGGGGAGGTTCTGGATGGACATCGGCGCGGGGCCCTGGGACAGGCAGGGGCGGCCGAGCGAGGTCCGGCTCAACCGCGTGATCCGTGTCGCACCGGCGGCCGTGCGGCGCGAGGGTGCGGTGATGCCGGAGCGGCTGTTCCTCCAGGTCACGGACGCGATGGCGAAGGCGCTCGGCTGA
- the holA gene encoding DNA polymerase III subunit delta: protein MPPATRARAGARKPAGNVRAWDEPTLGPVVLVRGPEELLRERAVDGLVALARERDPETEKVELDGTTYGPGQLQVAASPSLFGEAKIVVVTAADAGTDELYADLLAHVERPDPETAVVVVHGSGQRGKKMLDAVVASGAPILQCDAITRDADKAEFVARELRTARRRAEPEAVRALIDALGTDLRELAAVVSQLLADTSGTISVGVVDRYYGGRVEATGFKVADAAVAGDAGAAVALLRHALATGADPVPMVAALAMRLRTLAKVAALRGGMVTARELGLQDWQVRNAQRDLQRWTPESLATAISAVASADAEVKGAGRDPVFAVEKAVLTIARSSTRR from the coding sequence GTGCCTCCCGCCACCCGCGCCCGTGCCGGCGCCCGCAAGCCCGCAGGCAACGTCCGCGCCTGGGACGAACCGACGCTCGGTCCGGTCGTGCTGGTGCGCGGACCGGAGGAGCTGCTGCGTGAGCGTGCCGTCGACGGCCTGGTCGCGCTCGCGCGGGAGCGCGACCCCGAGACGGAGAAGGTCGAGCTCGACGGCACCACCTACGGCCCCGGCCAGCTCCAGGTCGCCGCCAGCCCGTCGCTGTTCGGTGAGGCCAAGATCGTCGTCGTCACCGCGGCCGACGCCGGCACCGACGAGCTGTACGCCGACCTGCTGGCCCACGTCGAGCGCCCGGACCCGGAGACCGCCGTCGTCGTCGTGCACGGCAGCGGGCAACGCGGCAAGAAGATGCTCGACGCGGTCGTCGCGTCGGGTGCCCCGATCCTCCAGTGCGACGCGATCACGCGTGACGCCGACAAGGCCGAGTTCGTCGCGCGCGAGCTGCGCACGGCCCGGCGGCGTGCCGAGCCCGAGGCGGTGCGCGCCCTCATCGACGCGCTGGGCACCGACCTGCGCGAGCTCGCCGCCGTCGTGTCCCAGCTGCTGGCCGACACGTCGGGCACGATCAGCGTCGGTGTCGTCGACCGCTACTACGGGGGCCGTGTCGAGGCCACCGGCTTCAAGGTCGCCGACGCCGCCGTCGCCGGGGACGCGGGGGCCGCCGTCGCGCTGCTGCGGCACGCCCTCGCCACGGGCGCTGACCCGGTGCCGATGGTGGCGGCGCTCGCGATGCGGCTGCGGACGCTCGCCAAGGTCGCCGCGCTGCGCGGCGGCATGGTCACCGCACGCGAGCTGGGCCTGCAGGACTGGCAGGTGCGCAACGCGCAGCGGGACCTCCAGCGCTGGACACCCGAGAGCCTCGCGACGGCGATCAGTGCCGTCGCGAGCGCGGACGCCGAGGTCAAGGGTGCGGGCCGCGACCCGGTCTTCGCCGTCGAGAAGGCCGTCCTGACGATCGCCCGCTCCTCGACCCGCCGCTGA
- the rpsT gene encoding 30S ribosomal protein S20, which translates to MANIKSQIKRIKTNEKARLRNKAVKSELKTYVRRAREAVVAGDKEAATTAAAAASRKLDKAVSKGVIHANQAANRKSAIAKLVNSL; encoded by the coding sequence GTGGCAAACATCAAGTCCCAGATCAAGCGCATCAAGACGAACGAGAAGGCTCGTCTGCGCAACAAGGCCGTCAAGTCGGAGCTGAAGACGTACGTGCGCCGTGCGCGCGAGGCCGTCGTCGCCGGCGACAAGGAGGCCGCGACCACCGCTGCTGCCGCCGCGTCGCGCAAGCTCGACAAGGCTGTCTCGAAGGGCGTGATCCACGCGAACCAGGCCGCGAACCGCAAGTCGGCCATCGCGAAGCTCGTCAACTCGCTCTGA
- a CDS encoding transglutaminase family protein, with product MNVLRVVHTTTFDYGTAVRASYNEARMRPVDDESQRVISARIDVQPHTWTDEYVDYWGTSVTSFEVLSEHERLTIVAESVVERGSAPEPALVSSWTDLGGETVRDAHAAFLTATATTDVPDDVATLALAAAAGLDPVEAAEAVCLAVRDGLEYVPGVTAVHTPAADAWAARKGVCQDMAHLAIGALRSVGIPARYVSGYLHPRGDAAVGEPVQGDSHAWLEFWTGAWTAYDPTNRRFVGTDHVVVARGREYGDVPPLKGVYAGGAPSILDVAVEITRVA from the coding sequence GTGAACGTGCTGCGGGTGGTCCACACCACCACCTTCGACTACGGCACGGCCGTGCGAGCCTCCTACAACGAGGCCCGTATGCGCCCCGTCGACGACGAGAGCCAGCGGGTGATCAGCGCCCGCATCGACGTCCAGCCCCACACCTGGACCGATGAGTACGTCGACTACTGGGGCACGTCGGTGACCTCCTTCGAGGTGCTCAGCGAGCACGAGCGCCTGACGATCGTGGCCGAGTCCGTCGTCGAGCGCGGGTCCGCGCCGGAGCCCGCTCTCGTGTCGTCGTGGACCGACCTGGGCGGTGAGACCGTCCGCGACGCGCACGCGGCGTTCCTCACAGCGACGGCCACGACCGACGTTCCCGACGACGTCGCGACGCTCGCGCTCGCGGCCGCGGCCGGGCTCGACCCGGTCGAGGCGGCCGAAGCCGTGTGCCTCGCGGTGCGGGACGGTCTCGAGTACGTGCCGGGGGTGACCGCCGTGCACACCCCGGCGGCGGACGCGTGGGCCGCCAGGAAGGGCGTCTGCCAGGACATGGCGCACCTGGCGATCGGTGCGTTGCGCTCGGTCGGCATCCCGGCCCGGTATGTCTCGGGCTACCTGCACCCGCGCGGGGATGCGGCGGTGGGAGAGCCGGTGCAGGGCGACTCGCACGCCTGGCTCGAGTTCTGGACGGGTGCGTGGACCGCGTACGACCCCACGAACCGGCGCTTCGTCGGCACCGACCACGTGGTGGTCGCCCGCGGCCGCGAGTACGGGGACGTCCCGCCGCTCAAGGGGGTCTACGCCGGCGGAGCGCCGAGCATCCTCGACGTCGCGGTGGAGATCACCCGCGTCGCCTGA
- a CDS encoding maleylpyruvate isomerase family mycothiol-dependent enzyme produces MTPAAYLAQLARLQSAFAAMAAGTDPGAVVPGLGDWQVRELVAHLAGVHRWAGGMAEGDPARDDEPDVAGLDAAALSAVYAEHAAGLLAVLERLGPDAAAITLTGPGPASFWFRRQVHETLVHLGDLAAARTGAWTPDVLDGVVALDDGLWADGVDEIVTMFEPRQVRLQRIAPLEHLVALQDPAGGASWVLGAHEDGRSPADSPVATVTGDARSLDLVLWGRVAPDAAGIVIDGDAAAVEAALGAGITP; encoded by the coding sequence ATGACGCCCGCCGCGTACCTCGCCCAGCTCGCCCGCCTGCAGTCCGCGTTCGCGGCGATGGCCGCCGGAACCGACCCTGGCGCCGTCGTGCCGGGGCTGGGTGACTGGCAGGTCCGGGAGCTCGTGGCACACCTCGCCGGGGTGCACCGCTGGGCGGGCGGGATGGCCGAGGGTGACCCCGCACGGGACGATGAGCCCGACGTCGCCGGCCTCGACGCGGCAGCGCTCTCGGCGGTCTACGCGGAGCACGCCGCCGGGCTCCTGGCCGTCCTGGAGCGGCTCGGTCCCGACGCCGCGGCCATCACGCTCACCGGGCCGGGACCGGCGTCGTTCTGGTTCCGCCGCCAGGTGCACGAGACGCTCGTGCACCTCGGGGACCTGGCCGCGGCTCGCACCGGCGCGTGGACGCCCGACGTGCTCGACGGCGTCGTCGCCCTCGACGACGGGCTGTGGGCCGACGGCGTCGACGAGATCGTGACCATGTTCGAGCCGCGGCAGGTGCGGCTGCAGCGGATCGCGCCCCTCGAACACCTCGTCGCGCTGCAGGACCCGGCCGGCGGGGCGTCCTGGGTGCTCGGCGCCCACGAGGACGGCCGCTCCCCGGCCGACTCCCCCGTGGCCACCGTCACCGGCGATGCCCGGAGCCTCGACCTCGTCCTGTGGGGCCGGGTCGCGCCGGACGCCGCCGGCATCGTCATCGACGGGGACGCTGCCGCGGTGGAGGCCGCGCTCGGAGCCGGGATCACTCCCTGA
- a CDS encoding ComEA family DNA-binding protein, whose product MNEDREMGTDADGVALAAAVDRLRAARAVALDGALPALPALSAPFAVPAPPALLASPPSTGGSELADDLRERLADRREATAAARHAASAYAAMHGHVPGGADDELVSPGGARWALRPRAAIVAVCAVLVLAVAAAVATSWPRGQVDELTALDGPVVERAPAPGSVPAQAPAPEPEPSASPSALLVVDVVGQVHHPGLVTLPAGSRVFDAVAAAGGATEGAELSAINLARPVVDGEQLRVPAPGEVVAAPVAPDGVPATGRSDDGRVNLNTADEATLETLPGIGPALAARIVAWRTDNGPFASVDELDEVSGIGPAMLAKVRDLVTV is encoded by the coding sequence GTGAACGAGGACCGGGAGATGGGAACCGACGCGGACGGCGTGGCGCTCGCGGCAGCGGTCGACAGGCTGCGCGCGGCCCGCGCGGTCGCGTTGGACGGCGCACTACCAGCACTGCCAGCACTGTCCGCACCGTTCGCAGTGCCCGCACCGCCCGCACTGCTTGCGTCGCCGCCGTCAACGGGTGGGAGCGAGCTCGCCGACGACCTGCGCGAGCGGCTGGCCGACCGGCGGGAGGCCACCGCGGCGGCCCGCCACGCAGCCTCGGCGTACGCGGCCATGCACGGCCACGTGCCGGGCGGCGCCGACGACGAGCTCGTCAGCCCCGGCGGCGCGCGGTGGGCGCTACGGCCCCGCGCCGCGATCGTCGCCGTGTGCGCCGTGCTCGTGCTGGCGGTCGCGGCCGCCGTCGCGACGTCGTGGCCGCGGGGGCAGGTCGACGAGCTCACGGCACTCGACGGCCCTGTCGTGGAACGTGCACCCGCACCCGGTTCCGTACCGGCGCAGGCGCCCGCGCCCGAGCCCGAGCCGTCCGCTTCGCCGTCGGCCCTCCTCGTCGTCGACGTCGTCGGGCAGGTGCACCACCCCGGGCTGGTCACGCTCCCGGCGGGATCACGGGTGTTCGACGCCGTCGCAGCCGCCGGCGGCGCGACCGAGGGTGCCGAGCTCAGCGCGATCAACCTGGCACGCCCCGTCGTGGACGGCGAACAGCTCCGCGTGCCGGCACCAGGCGAGGTCGTCGCCGCACCGGTGGCCCCCGACGGTGTCCCCGCCACCGGGCGCTCCGACGACGGGCGGGTCAACCTGAACACCGCCGACGAGGCGACCCTCGAGACCCTGCCCGGCATCGGGCCGGCGCTCGCCGCGCGCATCGTCGCGTGGCGCACCGACAACGGGCCGTTCGCCTCCGTCGACGAGCTCGACGAGGTCAGCGGCATCGGCCCCGCGATGCTCGCCAAGGTGCGCGACCTGGTGACCGTGTGA
- a CDS encoding ScyD/ScyE family protein: protein MRTRTLRAATAVAAAILLTVTTGVAASAHDGGRHGHDKAGKVTTIARGLDNPRGLYVTPDGTVYVAEAGRGGAGPCFPSPEGGTACLGNSGAITRISHGKQTRVVKGLPSIGAENTGESAIGPSDVVVAQGRVTFTVGLGADPAAAAGLPAPASGRVASLLTDTRRGPSRIADLGAYEAAVDPDQDGPDTNPNSLVAKGKGYVVVDAGGNSLLSVDKRGVVSTLATFPHRLVDAPPELGLPPGTQLPMDAVPTSVTRGPDGAYYVGQLTGFPFPLGGANVYRVVPGKKPTVYASGFTNIIDVGFGPDGRLYVLEIAHNGLLSGDTTGALWRVKGKGSAVQVKTPTLTAPGGLAFDKKAAYVSTGSVVAGLGSVVRIPLR from the coding sequence ATGCGCACCAGGACACTCCGGGCTGCGACAGCGGTTGCAGCAGCGATCCTCCTGACCGTCACGACCGGCGTTGCGGCGTCGGCGCACGACGGCGGCAGGCACGGCCACGACAAGGCCGGCAAGGTCACCACCATCGCCCGTGGGCTCGACAACCCACGCGGCCTGTACGTCACCCCTGACGGCACCGTCTATGTCGCCGAGGCCGGGCGGGGCGGCGCGGGCCCCTGCTTCCCGTCCCCGGAAGGCGGCACCGCCTGCCTGGGGAACAGCGGGGCCATCACCCGCATCAGCCACGGCAAGCAGACCCGCGTGGTCAAGGGCCTGCCGTCGATCGGTGCCGAGAACACCGGCGAGTCCGCGATCGGGCCGTCCGACGTCGTCGTCGCACAGGGGCGCGTGACGTTCACGGTGGGCCTGGGGGCCGACCCCGCGGCGGCGGCGGGCCTGCCCGCGCCGGCGAGCGGGCGCGTGGCCTCCCTGCTCACCGACACGCGGCGCGGACCGTCGCGCATCGCCGACCTCGGCGCGTACGAGGCCGCGGTCGACCCCGACCAGGACGGCCCGGACACGAACCCGAACTCGCTGGTCGCGAAGGGCAAGGGGTACGTCGTCGTCGACGCCGGGGGCAACTCGCTCCTGTCCGTCGACAAGCGCGGGGTCGTCTCGACCCTGGCGACGTTCCCGCACCGCCTCGTCGACGCCCCGCCGGAGCTCGGCCTGCCCCCGGGCACCCAGCTGCCGATGGACGCCGTCCCGACGTCCGTGACGCGGGGACCCGACGGCGCCTACTACGTCGGCCAGCTCACCGGGTTCCCGTTCCCGCTCGGCGGGGCGAACGTCTACCGGGTCGTCCCGGGCAAGAAGCCCACGGTCTACGCGTCGGGCTTCACGAACATCATCGACGTGGGCTTCGGTCCCGACGGGCGTCTCTACGTGCTGGAGATCGCCCACAACGGGTTGCTCTCGGGCGACACCACCGGCGCACTCTGGCGGGTCAAGGGGAAGGGCTCGGCCGTGCAGGTCAAGACCCCGACCCTGACGGCGCCCGGAGGCCTCGCGTTCGACAAGAAGGCCGCGTACGTCTCGACCGGCAGCGTCGTCGCCGGACTGGGCAGCGTGGTGCGTATCCCGCTCCGGTGA
- a CDS encoding alpha-E domain-containing protein, with protein sequence MLSRIAESLFWIGRYVERADDTARILDVHVQMLSEDPWVEEQLACRSLLAVMDHPAPPAGEIVDRDQVVRLLARDRTNPSSIAGSLVSARENARRAREIVSIELWECLNTTHNEVSTMALSLIPHDFFAWVRQRAAVVAGLMDSATSRDATWHFMILGRSIERADMTARLVTTQARLGPAGPGWSTLLRSCGAHEAFLRAYRGRADDERAAGFLLRDRLFPRSIVAALTQADAALRDLEPAEAGRGAGDEARRELGIVRTELEYAHLDDLLERLPEVMERVQLACARASDAVKGRYFPAAATTAWIGEAL encoded by the coding sequence ATGCTGAGCCGCATCGCGGAGTCGCTGTTCTGGATCGGCCGGTACGTGGAGCGTGCCGACGACACGGCACGCATCCTGGACGTGCACGTCCAGATGCTCTCGGAGGACCCGTGGGTCGAGGAGCAGCTCGCGTGCCGTTCCCTGCTGGCGGTCATGGACCACCCTGCCCCGCCTGCGGGCGAGATCGTCGACCGCGACCAGGTGGTGCGGCTGCTGGCCCGGGACCGCACCAACCCGTCGTCGATCGCCGGCTCCCTCGTCTCCGCCCGGGAGAATGCCCGCCGGGCGCGCGAGATCGTCTCGATCGAGCTCTGGGAGTGCCTCAACACCACCCACAACGAGGTCTCGACGATGGCGCTGTCCCTCATCCCGCACGACTTCTTCGCCTGGGTGCGTCAGCGTGCGGCCGTCGTCGCCGGGCTCATGGACTCGGCGACCAGCCGGGACGCCACCTGGCACTTCATGATCCTGGGCCGCTCGATCGAGCGAGCCGACATGACCGCGCGCCTGGTGACCACGCAGGCCCGGCTCGGCCCGGCAGGCCCGGGCTGGTCGACGCTGCTGAGGTCCTGCGGCGCCCACGAGGCGTTCCTGCGCGCCTACCGCGGCCGGGCCGACGACGAGCGTGCGGCCGGGTTCCTGCTGCGAGACCGCCTGTTCCCTCGCTCGATCGTCGCCGCGCTCACCCAGGCCGACGCCGCGCTGCGCGACCTCGAGCCGGCCGAGGCAGGCCGGGGGGCGGGCGACGAGGCCCGCCGCGAGCTCGGCATCGTGCGCACCGAGCTCGAGTACGCCCACCTGGACGACCTGCTCGAGCGGTTGCCCGAGGTGATGGAACGCGTCCAGCTCGCGTGCGCGCGGGCCAGCGATGCCGTGAAGGGCCGGTACTTCCCGGCCGCCGCGACGACCGCCTGGATCGGGGAGGCGCTGTGA